The genomic segment TACGTGGAGCTCGACCGCACCCGGCTGATCGAGCCGACGTCGCGCGCCGGCTACGGGCCGCGCCGCTTCGAGGACCGCGCCGTCAACTGGACGCAGCCGGCCTATGCGAACCGGCACCTCGTGACGCGCAACGACGAAGAGATCATCCGGGTCTCGCTGGCCGCCGCGGACTACTAGGAGCCCGCGGCGAAGGCCCCGCTCCAGGGACCGTCGGCGCGTGCCGCGGATCGCCGGAGTGCGTTTCCGGTGCACGGTCGATGGCGCCGATGCAGTCGTCGAGCGGGGCGGGCAGGACGTCGGAGGGGTCCCGGAAATAGACCCGCGACAGGTAGCTGAGGGCCACCGCCGCACCCTGTCGTTGCGGCATCGTCGCCACGAGAGGGCCGGCGACGGCCAGGAAGAAACCCACGCCGTTCAGCCACGTGGTGATGCGGAAGCCGAAGAAGATGGCCGCGATGCCGAGCAGGATCGGGATGCGGTCCATCACGATCCAGAAGAACCAGATATCTCCCTGATTGCGGAGATACACCAGGCCGCAGTCGGGGCACTGCCGGTGGAGCGTAATCCAGCGGACGAAGAGCGGTCCGCGCCCGCAGTGGGGACAGCGCCGTCGCACGCCTCGCCAGACCGTTGGGAGGATGCGCGGCCGCGCAACGGACTCGGCCTTCCGATTGTCCCGTGCAGGCGGCGTCGCCGGGTCCGATCCGGGCAAGGCGGGCATCCCTCTCTTCACTATACTCAACGGATCGTTGCGGGATAACGCGGGTCCGGGACCTGCATGGTTGATCTGCGACCGGCTTGCCGGTTCAGGGGGAGAGGTAACGACATGAGAAATGCAAGCAAGAGCGGTAACGGTTGGGCGGCGGGGACGATAGC from the Acidobacteriota bacterium genome contains:
- a CDS encoding DUF983 domain-containing protein, with the translated sequence MRRRCPHCGRGPLFVRWITLHRQCPDCGLVYLRNQGDIWFFWIVMDRIPILLGIAAIFFGFRITTWLNGVGFFLAVAGPLVATMPQRQGAAVALSYLSRVYFRDPSDVLPAPLDDCIGAIDRAPETHSGDPRHAPTVPGAGPSPRAPSSPRRPARPG